The stretch of DNA CGGAGGATCACCTCTAAAACGGTAAGCCCGACGGCAGCAGGTAGTGGGTCTGAGACATGGGTGGTGTAAAAGACAAATCCACGTTCGTGACATTGTTCCTCAATCTCCGCTGAGGTGAGCACGGCTGAGAGCGGTAGCCCTGCGCCTAACGTTTTCGATAGGGTGAGAAAATCGGGAACGATTTCGTCTCTAGAAAACGCAAACATTTCCCCGGTGCGACCCAGGCCAGTTTGGGCTTCATCCATGATCAGCATCATGCCCCTTGCGGCGCAGTGGGTTTTGAGGGCTTTGAGGTAACCCACAGGTAGATCGAGAATACCGCCAGCACTGAGGATAGGCTCGGCGATAAAGGCGGCCAGGGCTCCCGTGGATTGCCGATCAATCAACTCAAACCCGTAGTCCAGCTCTGCCTGCCAGTCATAGTCCGCAGCCTGACCAAAGGTAGGACGGTAAAAACTGGGAGCCATAATGGCCATGCCACCCACACCCATGGGCCCATACCCCCGCCGGGCCGCCGAGTACGTGGCGGCGGCGGCTCCCCCGGTCATGCCATGCCAGGATTGGGCAAAGCCCACTACTTCATGCCCACCGGTGGCCAGACGTGCCATCTTCAGCGCGGCTTCGTTGGATTCTGCACCGGTGCTCAACAACAAAACCCGATCAAGACCGGGCGGTGTCAAGGCCGTTAAGGCTTCTGCGAGCTGCACGACGGGTTCTGACAACATGCCACTAAACAGGTGCGCCAGGGTACCCATAGACTGACGGACGGTTGCGACAATGTCAGGGTGGCTGTGTCCCAGGATGGCGCTCATTTGACCTGATGTAAAGTCAAGCACGCGTCGCCCGTTGCGGTCATAAAGAAATGATCCTTCTGCTCGATCAGCAACAAAGCTAGAGAAGGTGCCACCATAGCGAATGAGAGAAGTCTGAGCTCTTTCTAAGACGGTGGGTGTGGGTAGGGAGGTGCTGGTGGC from Leptolyngbya sp. CCY15150 encodes:
- a CDS encoding aspartate aminotransferase family protein, with the translated sequence MVLIGDGPQATSTSLPTPTVLERAQTSLIRYGGTFSSFVADRAEGSFLYDRNGRRVLDFTSGQMSAILGHSHPDIVATVRQSMGTLAHLFSGMLSEPVVQLAEALTALTPPGLDRVLLLSTGAESNEAALKMARLATGGHEVVGFAQSWHGMTGGAAAATYSAARRGYGPMGVGGMAIMAPSFYRPTFGQAADYDWQAELDYGFELIDRQSTGALAAFIAEPILSAGGILDLPVGYLKALKTHCAARGMMLIMDEAQTGLGRTGEMFAFSRDEIVPDFLTLSKTLGAGLPLSAVLTSAEIEEQCHERGFVFYTTHVSDPLPAAVGLTVLEVILRDQLVKRAESAGIKLRQGLESLQAEFDCVGDVRGRGLLLGMEIVLDKQTKTPAPDLGDRITQNALDLGLSMNIVNLPGMGGTFRIAPPLTVSDQEIELGLSILRDAIIQAFN